In Primulina eburnea isolate SZY01 chromosome 14, ASM2296580v1, whole genome shotgun sequence, the following proteins share a genomic window:
- the LOC140813059 gene encoding cysteine proteinase inhibitor-like isoform X3, whose protein sequence is MAATGNVRECEGSQNSIEIEDLARFAVEEHNKKQGDYVEFFLGLEVHFKYIWLASKLQPETRAHKPHGSYKVSD, encoded by the exons ATGGCGGCTACGGGAAATGTTCGGGAGTGTGAAGGATCTCAGAACAGCATTGAGATCGAAGATCTTGCGCGTTTCGCCGTTGAAGAGCACAACAAGAAGCAG GGAGATTATGTCGAATTTTTTCTAGGCCTTGAGGTCCATTTTAAG TACATTTGGTTGGCTTCCAAACTCCAGCCAGAGACGAGAGCACATAAACCACATGGCTCATACAAGGTCTCTGATTAG
- the LOC140813059 gene encoding uncharacterized protein isoform X1 codes for MAATGNVRECEGSQNSIEIEDLARFAVEEHNKKQGDYVEFFLGLEVHFKEDFELFVVMCWAFGLKFVKECMSILASNQRLA; via the exons ATGGCGGCTACGGGAAATGTTCGGGAGTGTGAAGGATCTCAGAACAGCATTGAGATCGAAGATCTTGCGCGTTTCGCCGTTGAAGAGCACAACAAGAAGCAG GGAGATTATGTCGAATTTTTTCTAGGCCTTGAGGTCCATTTTAAG GAGGATTTCGAACTGTTTGTGGTTATGTGTTGGGCATTTGGGCTGAAATTTGTAAAAGAATGCATGAGTATACTGGCCAGCAATCAAAGGTTAGCATAG
- the LOC140813059 gene encoding cysteine proteinase inhibitor-like isoform X2 gives MAATGNVRECEGSQNSIEIEDLARFAVEEHNKKQGDYVEFFLGLEVHFKCNLEEEQIFQSWTGLGDQRMFVVIYNKSCIR, from the exons ATGGCGGCTACGGGAAATGTTCGGGAGTGTGAAGGATCTCAGAACAGCATTGAGATCGAAGATCTTGCGCGTTTCGCCGTTGAAGAGCACAACAAGAAGCAG GGAGATTATGTCGAATTTTTTCTAGGCCTTGAGGTCCATTTTAAG tgcaatttagaagaggaacaaatatttcagtcgtggaccggattaggagatcAAAGAATGTTCGTAgtgatttacaacaagagctgcATCCGCTAA
- the LOC140811932 gene encoding B3 domain-containing protein Os03g0212300-like, with translation MDRNPKFTPSFFKVLIDQDFNRRLRLPPAFVKKWGEILPQSLAELRTSSGTLWDVKLEKQEDQNYYFAGGWSKFCEDLGLAIGEFVVFWYRGSSVFDVSVYGISACEREITAINNPVEDSDPDEAVNRAPVAEDLDVKIKSEDEEWADPRDESDAGKIGRFSKILDRRESCRLDIPKYFVLSAGIAEDRTIHLQDSKLRLWPVQMESIPRQNGAYRFALTAGWNDFLVGNKAAPGSTVLLECEEPGGNLVKAKVLNKGTNGGKLFKPRKRKGSPSKLRMPHDLNALPCKEECVFF, from the exons ATGGACAGGAACCCAAAATTCACGCCCTCGTTTTTCAAGGTTTTGATCGACCAAGACTTCAATCGCCGACTC CGGTTGCCGCCTGCTTTCGTGAAGAAATGGGGAGAAATTCTACCCCAATCCCTCGCCGAACTCAGGACTAGTTCTGGGACATTGTGGGATGTGAAGTTGGAGAAACAGGAGGatcaaaattattactttgctGGAGGGTGGTCGAAGTTTTGTGAAGATTTAGGGCTTGCAATTGGAGAATTTGTGGTGTTCTGGTATAGAGGAAGTTCCGTATTTGATGTTTCTGTTTATGGAATCAGTGCTTGTGAGAGGGAAATTACAGCAATTAATAATCCGGTCGAAGATTCCGATCCTGATGAAGCTG TGAATCGTGCTCCAGTGGCAGAAGATTTGGATGTAAAGATAAAAAGCGAGGATGAAGAGTGGGCTGATCCTCGAGATGAATCTGATGCTGGCAAGATTGGACGTTTTTCCAAGATACTGGATAGGCGAGAATCCTGCAGACTG GACATCCCAAAATATTTTGTGCTGTCGGCTGGAATCGCTGAAGATAGAACGATACATTTGCAGGACTCAAAATTGAGGCTGTGGCCGGTTCAGATGGAATCTATTCCCCGGCAAAACGGGGCATACCGATTTGCGCTGACTGCCGGGTGGAATGATTTTCTCGTAGGCAACAAGGCTGCTCCTGGAAGCACGGTTCTGCTCGAATGTGAAGAGCCTGGTGGCAACTTAGTGAAAGCCAAGGTTTTGAATAAGGGGACAAATGGAGGAAAACTTTTCAAGCCCCGGAAACGAAAGGGGAGCCCTTCGAAACTTCGTATGCCTCATGACTTAAATGCCTTGCCATGTAAGGAggaatgtgttttcttttga